CGCGCGCCCGTTCGGCTACTGCCGCGTCGACATGTACCTGTTCGAAGGCCAGATTCATGTGGGCGAGCTTACCTTCACCCCGGGCGCAGGCGAATGCCGGTTCTTGCCTGAACAGTGGGACTGGACGCTGGGATCACTCTTCAGGTGGCCCGAACCGCCCCGGCCCGTGCCGGTCATGGACCCCCAGACTGCGCCGGTGTCGGTAGCTGCTGAACAACACGACGACTGGGGCGATCTCGACGCGGCGCGGCTGGCATGATTGGCACCGCCGTCATGCGCAATTCGCTGACGCACCTGAGCGGTCGCTCGCTGCGCCATGTCGCGGTTCTTGCTGGTGGAACCGCCACCGCGCAAATACTGACTCTGGCCGCAACGCCGCTGATCACCCGAATGTTCGGGCCCGAGGCCTACGGCGCTGCCGGCAGCTTCCTCGCGCTGGTCTCCATGCTGGTGCCGGTGGCGGCGCTCTGTTACCCGCTGGCGATCGTACTGCCGCGAGAGGATCGTGATGCGCAGGGGCTGAGCGTGCTTTCGCTGACCATTGCACTGGTCCTTGCTCTGTTGACACTCGCCTGCGTGTGGGTCGGCCAGCCTCTGCTCGAACGCACCGGAATGACGGCATCGTGGCTGCTCCTGCTGCCGGTATTCATGCTACTCGGGGCACTGCGCCAGGTACTCGAGCAATGGGCTCATCGCCTTGGGCGCTTTCCCGTCTCCGCGCGCGTCTCGGTGGCTCAGTCCGTAACGGCCAATGGCGGAAAGATCGGCGGCGGTCTGGCGTTTCCTGTCGCGGGGACGCTGGTCGGCATGGCGCTGCTTGCAGAGGTGGTGGCGTGCGCGTGGTATCTCGCATCGCTGCGCCGGGTCGTCGTCGAAGCCTTCCAGCGCAGGCATGAGTCGACCACGGCTCTGCGCCAACTCGCCGCGACCCACTTCGATTTCCCGGTGTACCGCGCGCCGCAGATTCTGGTCAGCAGTCTCTCACTGGGTTTGCCCGTCCTGATACTCGGAACCTGGTTCGGCGCTGCTGCTGCAGGATTCTATGTCCTCGCCCGCGTGGTGGTAACGGCTCCGGTTACCTTGATCGGCAAGGCCATTACCGACGTGCTGACTCCTCGCCTAGCGGAGGCTTCACGCCGCGGAGAAGCGTTACGACCCCTGCTCCGCAAGGCCATGCTGGGTCTCGCACCCACCGCCGCGTTACCGATGCTCTCGGTCATCATCGCGGGGCCGATACTGTTCGAATGGCTGTTCGGTGCCGAGTGGCGCCCGGCTGGCGAACAGGCCCGCTGGCTGGCGCTATGGTTCTACGTGACATTGATCACCATGCCCTGTCTCGCCGCCCTTCCAGTCCTGCGGATGCAGCGCTTCCACCTGCAGCTCACCTGCTGGAGTGCGGCGGTACGCTTGTCGCTGCTGCTCGGGTGCGCCGCCCTCGGCGCCGATGTCATTACCTGCGTTGCCGTCTACGCCATCTCAGGTGCGCTCATCAATCTGCTGCTGGCCGCCAGGGTGCTGCCGGCTTCGTCCGCCCCGGTCGCACGCGACTGACCGCTTCCCCTCTGCGCAATGCCGGCCGGTGAACTACCCTTGAGCGAAAGCAGCGTCCGGATCTGACGCCCGGATGCCGCCGTTCCTGAAAACCGCTGGCTAATGGACGGGAGGCAAGATGAACTGCAAACGATCTGTCCGGGCGGGGGCACTTGCGCTGGCCTGCGGCGCGTCGGCACAGGGGTATGCGTTGGAATTCAGCGGGTATCTGCGCAGCGGGATGGGCGAATCGACGTCCGGAGGTACCCAGGCCTGCTTCCAGCTGGTCGGAGCGCTGAGCAAGTACCGCCTGGGGAACGAATGCGAGCAGCTGATCGAGCTCATACTGTCACAGCAGGTGTTGGCATTCGACAACGGTTCGTCGTTGAGATTGACCGGCATGGCCGAGCTGATCAGCGATTACAACCATTCCCCTACGTTCACCGGCGAGCACGGCAGCGCACGCATGGTCCAGCTGTATGGCGAATGGGACGATGTGCCCGCGTTGGGGGAAGCATCCGTCTGGTTTGGCAGACGGTATTACAACCGCAACGACATTTACCTGACCGACTTCTATTACTGGGACCAGCGCGCACTGGGCGGGGGCATCGAAAAGCTCCCGCTGGGCGATCTCGAACTGAGCTATGCATATCTGCGCGAGGACAGCATTCTCAACCAGCGCTATCACTACCGGCACGACGTGCGCCTGGGCGCCATCGGCGCGGGTGAGCAAGGCGAAATCGAGCTCGGCCTCAGCTATGTCGACGAGCCTGACGAGGGGGATGCTACCAGCGGCTGGGCGCTTACGGTGCAGCATCTCCAGGAAGAGGTGCTGGGTGGCACCAACACGCTGGCGCTGCAGTACGGACGCGTGCCGGGCAACGCCCTGGGCTACACCGGCAATGAGTCGGTCGGCCCTCAGGCCCGCACCTGGCGCGTGGTGGAATATCTGCAATGGCAGACCACAAGGCGTTTTGGCGGCGGCGTACAACTGGTCTACCAGAAAGACCAGCGCCGGGATGGTGGCGATCAGGAATGGTGGTCGGTCGGGATACGGCCCACCTACGCCCTCAGCGAGCAATTCAAGCTGGTCGCAGAACTCGGACACGATCAGGTTGATGCGGAAGATGGGACGCGCAAGCTGAGCAAGTTCACTCTCGCACCCACCTGGTCGCCTACCGGGCCAGGCTTTTCAGATCGTCCTGAGATACGTCTGTATTACACCTATGCGTCCTGGAACCGCGCAGCGCAGCGCGCGGCGGACGAGCTGTCCGCGGGAACCGCATTGTCTACCAGCGGCGCCTTTGCCGATGCCCGGCATGGATCGAACGTGGGGGTGCAGATCGAGCACTGGTGGTAGTCGCTGATATGAACCAAGCCGCCGGCGCGATGGCCGGCGGCTTGGTTATTGCTGCTTACTGAGTGATGGACGCAACGTTCGCCGTTCCGGTCTGGGTCATCAGCGCCTCGTTGTAGTTGCCTGACTGACCAACTACCCCGACGTTGCGGGAGCCGCTCTGGTAGATGTCCGCCAGGTTGTCGCTGCCCCACTGGGTCGCTGTAGCCACGTTACGATCGCCGTACTGTTCAACGGCGGCGATGTTGTCCGAGCCCCACTGTCCGGTAGTGGCCTTGTTGGCAAAACCGTCCTGGAAGATGGTGGCGTCGTTGCCGCTCTCAAGCTGCTCGGCAGTAGCGACGTTGAATTCACCAGTCTGCTCGATATCGACGGTGCCGTTATCACCAAACTGGCTGGAGCGCGCCCAGTTGCCAGTGCCGGTCTGGTCGATCGAAGAATCGTTATCGTGGTCGCCCTGTGCGCTATACGCAATGTTCACACCGCCAGCCTGATCGATTTTCGAATCATTATCAGAACCCGACTGCGATGCGTCAGCGTAGTTGCCGCCGCCCACCTGATCGATATTGACGATACCGTCGGTCCCTGATTGCGATGAGGACGCGATATTGGTCACGCCGTCCTGCTCGATTTCCGCCAGGTTGCGGGAGTCGGTCTGGACCGCGCGCGCCTGGTTAAGCGTGCCGTCCTGATCAATCGTTGCAGTGCTGTGCGAGCCCGACTGATAGGTTGTGGCATCGTTACCCTGGCCTTTCTGATAAATGTTGGCTCTGCTGCTTTCGGTGTTCACCTGCTCGGCCAGCGCGTCGTTGTACCAGCCTTCCTGTTCCACCAGAACCTTGTTGTTCCAGCCGGACTGGTCGATTACAGCGTCGTTGTAATAGTCATGCTGCACGACCACCGCATCGTTGTTCCATTTGGTCTGCCGGACCTTCAGATCATTGCCCAGGCCACGCTGCTCGACGTCGATATCGTGCCAGTCTCCGATACTGGAGGTGTCGACCGAGTTGCCGCGGCCGGTCTGCAGCGAGTCCAGGGTATTACCCTTGCCTTCCTGATAGGCGTCGAGCTCCTGGCCACGACCGAACTGGTCGACGTTGACCCGGTTGAGTTCACCTTCCTGAACGGTGCTGGAGTACTGATGCGCACCGGCCTGATAGATAGTCGCCTGCTGCTCGTCGCCTTCCTGAATAACGTAAGCCTCACTGTTGTTCGCGGCATGAGCCTGAGCGACACCAAGTGCAAGCAGAGCGGCAACCAGCGGTTTGATCTTGAACATGTTGTTTCTCCTGATGAATCCTGGAATCAATAAGGAAGTGCACGTTAGCGATATTGGCGAACCAATATGTTTACAAGCTGGCCGGACTGCGCAATGGATGCACTTTTATCCGATCCAGTCTGTTCGATAAGGGCATTGTTGAACGCCCCCTGTTGCTTGATCAGCGCTTCATTGTTCGAGCCCGACTGCAGGATGGCGGCCTCGTGACCAAAGCCGTCCTGATCGATCAAGGCGGAATTGAGATAACCTGTTTGCAGAATGACAGCCTCAAGTTCTGCGCCCGTCTGCGCAATATGGGCGTCGAGCAAGTTACCGGACTGATGTATCGTGGCGAAGCTGTTTTCCGCGCCAGCGCCGCGTGACCCTGGAGCATTCAAGTCGGTTGACAACATCAACTCCGATGGAGCCAGATCGGCTGAGCCCTGAGCTTTGACAGGCGGCACAAAAAAGGTAAATAAAGTTGCCACCAGGCAAAAAAGAAGCGGCGCAAGCGAAGGTGTTGAGTAATTCATCTGCAGCGACTCGGCATTGAACGTCTTGATTCAATGGTCGATCAAAAGCGTCGCAAGGAACATCAATCAAAGGATTGAAAAATCATCTGAATAGGCGTTTTGTTTGGAATAAAAAAGCCGCTGTTAAGCGGCTTTGCTGAATGCCATTCCTTGACTACTGGGCGGCGGCGACCTGCCAGAGCCGCCGCTCCACACCCTGATTGATCAGATGCGCAACAGCTGCTTCAATCGCAGAGAGTACGCACAGCTGCGCCGGCTCGTTGGTCGTGTAGCCCGCTTCGGCTTCGAGCAGTTCCTTGAACTCAATGAACTTGTATACGTTGGCACTGCGCCCGATCGAGTAGATGGTCTTGGTCGTCATCACGTTCGAGAGTACCTGTCCGCTACGCACATCCACGGCACGCAGATTGACCGTCACCTGATCGACCCGGTACTCCTGAGACACTCCGATGCCGAGATAGCGCGCGCCCAATCCGCCGCTACGCACGTTCGTTTCATACGCGACGATGGCACCTTCGAGGATGATGTTCGCCGCCAGCAGCGAGGGTAGATCTTCCTGAATGTTGGGCGCCACATCCGGCTTGTTCTGCGATGCGCGAATGATCTTCCGTTCGGTCAGAACGTTCTGCAGGCCCTCCCGTTCCAGCACCACGAACCAGCCGCTGGCCTGGAGCGCATCGACCAGCATGCTGCCTGCGCCCTGCGTGACCGCCGTGGAGAAGGAGCTTGCAGGGTTGGGTTTGTACTGCCCGGTCTGGTCACGAAAGCCGTAGACTGCGGCCACCAGCTTGCCCTTTGGACGCGGCAGGTCCAGCAGGTCCTGGTACGTCGAAGCACGCGGTGTCAGGGTCGGGCCTTTCTGCTCGGCCGGCATGGGTTCGCGGACGGCGCAGCCCTGAAGCAGCGCGACCAGACCCAGGGCAATCATCATCTTGTTCATGTTCAGCATCCTGTGCTCAGTTGATTGCGCCGTATCCGGTGACGCTTATTTCCGAAACTTCACCGGTCAGCCTGTCGGTGATTTCGATGGTCAGATTCCCCGAGTCGTTGACGATATTGACGATGAAATCATCGGTTGTGAGCGAGCCGGTGTTGGTTTCCCCCAGGTCGCCAAGCAGATCGGACAGCAGCCGGGCTTCGAGCTGAGAAGTGAAGCGATCCAGCGCCGACTGCCCCGTGAGGGCCGAACGGTCGATGGCGTCCGGGTCCTTGGTATCGTTCTGCGCCTGCGCGCTGCCCAGAAGCCAGGCACCATTGAGCGGGCTGCCGCCAAACGACGGATTGACCGGGGTATACACCAGCTCGGTCGCGGCAAGGGCGCCGCTGAACAGCGCACCCACTGCCATTGAGCACATACAGCTAACTCGGCTTTTCATAGCTCATCCTTGTCCAGGTCGATGTTGTCTTCGAACAGCGCTTCGATCTTGCGCCGATTGATCTCCTGCAGGACCAGGTCGGCCGCGCGATACGCCGTCTCGTCCAGCTGCGAGGAATTGGGTGACAGGAACTCGCGATAGACCGGCTGCCCTTCCAGCTCAACCCACAGCAATACGCCCCAGCGTGCCGACGGGCGCTCCTTGACCACCAGATTGGTTTCCAGCGGCACCAGCTCGTTGAGCCGCTCGCTGAATTTGCGATAGAAGTCGTTTCCGGAGCGGGTAATCGTGTGGTTGATCACCAGCCCGTTGATCTCTGCTTCGTCCGCCCAGGCCGCAGGCGCGAGCAGGAACCAGAGCAGGACCCAGCGCCTCATGCTTCCGTACCGTCGACGTGACGCAGAACCATCGAGGCCGCCTGAGCGCGGTTTGTCGCACCCAGTTTGTACAGCGCGTTGTGAACGTGACTCTTGACCGTATGGATGCTCAGGTTTATCTGGTCGGCAATGTCTACATTCGAGAGACCGTTGCCAGCCAGCCGGAGAATCTGCTTCTCCCGTTGGGTCAGCGATGAAAGCTTGTCGCTTGCACAAGCAAACAATCGATAACGTGCGATCAATTTTTCCATCAATGCACGCGGCAGCCAGTCCCCGTCGGCCAACAGTATCTGTATGCCCGAGCGAAAGTTCTCACGCGACGTATTCTTGTAGAACACGCCTTTGATCCATGGAAAGTTTTGCAGTGCACTCAACGCCAATTCGGGAGTGGCATTGAAAAGTGCGACGGGCCTGTTTGGCGTGCTTTTCAAAAGGTCGAAACACGCCAGTTCGGACAAACTACCGGCATCGATCAGCAGCAGTTTGAAGGAAGCGTCGACACTTGCGACGCTCGCGCACCGAACTAACCTCAACGACGCGTCGTCCGGAATCTGATGTTGCAGAAACGTTACGGATATATCGCTGTTGGTGGAGATCAGAACTAGCGCAGGTGTAACCAGCTGCGAGCTGGCCGAATTATTATTCGACATGACAGATCCCTGTAGTCGGATTCATTCCCTAGACCGGAAGCGTCAATATTCCGGATGAAAATCAAGCTAGCCACGAAAGCTGACAAAATAAAGTCACGCCTTCATCAGGGCGCGCGCTTCCCGACGAAAGGTATATGCAGCGCCATACAGGATTTTCAAATGCAGCATTAAGTTGTTGAAAAGCAATACGTTGCAAAGCGGATAGGGGAATTGCGCCAGAAACCGGACTTTCGACACCGGCTACCGGACCAGGAAGTTGCGCATACTCACAATTGATGATGGCGCAGCAGGTCACGCGCTGCCACGCCAATTTCACATGTTACGGAGCCTCGAGAACAGCTGCACAGGCTTGAGGAAGCGTGCGATTCGGACTGGGTTCAAGTGCGGTACGCGGAGTGGGCGCCAGGTTGTCGCAGCCCTCGCCCGGAGGAGGCTCTGGCTGATCGACACAGGCGTGGGAGCCCGGCGGACACTTGAGACGCACGTGCAGATGCTCGTCATGCGCGGCCCAGGGTCGGATCCGCCGCAGCCAGGCGCGGTCCTCCCAGTCCCGTTCGCAAAGATCTCGCTTGATTGCTGCATCGACGAAGATGCGCGAAACGCGCGCATCGTCGGCCGCCATTCTGATCATCTGGGCGTGGGTATCGGTCCACAACTGGCGGTCGATTTCGCCCGTCTCGGCGTCGACCACGATCGGCTGTTCCAGGTTCTCGCGTTCACTGCGGTCGAGTTGCGGGAGATCCAGCCGAAACCACACGTCGACATCGAGACCGCTTTGATGGCTGACGTGCCCGTAGGACATCGGTCCCCCGCGGGGCTGTGCCATGTCGCCGATGAGCATGATGCCCAGCCCTGCCGCATCGAAGCGCTCTCCCAGGGTCTGTACGTAGTCCAACAGCTCCGGATGGCCAAAGTGACGGCGCCGCTCCAGATCCACGGCCTGATAGCCTGGCCCTTCAGACGGAAGCTCCATGGCTCCGATCAGACAGGCGCCGCCATGATGGCCGATGATCTGCGGCTCGCCCGGCAGAGGTCCTGGCACGCTCGACCAGTCCTGGTCAGCAGGAGCCCGCTGCGGCCAGGCCATCAGCAGTAGCGCCAGCGTACATAGCGAGAGTACCGCCAGGGCGGCTCGAATCGGGTTCACTCGGTATCGCACGATGGATCTCCTCGTTAGTCGCGGCGCTGACGCGCCAGCCATTCCAGCCCCGGTCGGTAGAGCATGTCGTGCTCGCCCTCGAACAGGACCAGCTCGACCGGGCCGGATTTCATATGCAACAACACATCGGCTTCAGCCGATTCAAACCCGACCAGGTCGCCGTCGTTGACATGACGCGAGCGCAGGGCGTCGGGTACCTCACGCGTGGAGCGCAACTGTTCGTAAGCCGCGGCATCGACGCCCTCGCCCTGCTTCGCCAGATCGTTGAATGCGCGCAGGGCATAGTCCGGTGGCACGGTCTCGTCGTCGATGCCGTGGGCGATGAGGATCGGCAGCTTGCCCGCCACCTCGGACATGTAGGTGCTGGGGCTACGCTTCCGGCACTCCTGACGCGCCGTATCGTTCTCGAGGGGGTTTCCGCCGCACGCGCCTTCGATCTCGCCGGCATACTTTTCACCGCGACTGGCGTTCCATTCGTACCAGTCAACCAGATCGTAGACCGGCACCCAGATCGCGGTACCGGCGAACACGTCCGGATTCATTCTGGCCAGATGAAGCGCATTCATCGCACCACCGGAGTACCCCAGCAGATAGATACGCGAGGGATCTACATTGGCGTTGTCCCGTGCATACTGCAGCGCGTCATGCATGTCCGAGAGGACCATTTCTGACGCCGTCGTGTCAGGATCACCGGTGTTTGCGCCGCGAAAGTCCGGATGCATGAATACCCAGTCGTTGGCACGGGCGAACTCGGCCAGCGGAATGTCGATGTTCTGCAGATAGCCGGTACTCCAGCTGTGAAGTACCAGCAGCAGCGGCTTGTCGCGATCGGAGCCGGAGTCGTAGAACAGCGCCTTCTGGTGGGCCCCGTCTGCGGATGACGGGATTTCGATATCCTCGACCTCCTCCACCGCTTCGCGCCAGCTTTCCCGATCCGCGCCGACGAATCCCCCGGGGTAATTGGTGACACGCAGATAGTCGCTGGGGTGTTGGAGCGCGGCACTGTCCTGCGCCACCGCGCAGGCGCCGGACAGCATCAGTGCGAGCAGCCAGATCGGCCTGTGGAAAACGCTGAACCGTCTCATGAGCAGTCTCCGAGCCAAGCGTTCCCTGCTGCGTTGACACCTGGCGACCCGAGCCAGGCCATTAATGCTGCGACTGCCACAGCGTTCCGCGGTTCCGTG
Above is a window of Halopseudomonas nanhaiensis DNA encoding:
- a CDS encoding curli production assembly protein CsgB; the protein is MNYSTPSLAPLLFCLVATLFTFFVPPVKAQGSADLAPSELMLSTDLNAPGSRGAGAENSFATIHQSGNLLDAHIAQTGAELEAVILQTGYLNSALIDQDGFGHEAAILQSGSNNEALIKQQGAFNNALIEQTGSDKSASIAQSGQLVNILVRQYR
- a CDS encoding curli assembly protein CsgF; its protein translation is MKSRVSCMCSMAVGALFSGALAATELVYTPVNPSFGGSPLNGAWLLGSAQAQNDTKDPDAIDRSALTGQSALDRFTSQLEARLLSDLLGDLGETNTGSLTTDDFIVNIVNDSGNLTIEITDRLTGEVSEISVTGYGAIN
- a CDS encoding alpha/beta hydrolase family protein produces the protein MRRFSVFHRPIWLLALMLSGACAVAQDSAALQHPSDYLRVTNYPGGFVGADRESWREAVEEVEDIEIPSSADGAHQKALFYDSGSDRDKPLLLVLHSWSTGYLQNIDIPLAEFARANDWVFMHPDFRGANTGDPDTTASEMVLSDMHDALQYARDNANVDPSRIYLLGYSGGAMNALHLARMNPDVFAGTAIWVPVYDLVDWYEWNASRGEKYAGEIEGACGGNPLENDTARQECRKRSPSTYMSEVAGKLPILIAHGIDDETVPPDYALRAFNDLAKQGEGVDAAAYEQLRSTREVPDALRSRHVNDGDLVGFESAEADVLLHMKSGPVELVLFEGEHDMLYRPGLEWLARQRRD
- a CDS encoding helix-turn-helix transcriptional regulator is translated as MSNNNSASSQLVTPALVLISTNSDISVTFLQHQIPDDASLRLVRCASVASVDASFKLLLIDAGSLSELACFDLLKSTPNRPVALFNATPELALSALQNFPWIKGVFYKNTSRENFRSGIQILLADGDWLPRALMEKLIARYRLFACASDKLSSLTQREKQILRLAGNGLSNVDIADQINLSIHTVKSHVHNALYKLGATNRAQAASMVLRHVDGTEA
- a CDS encoding lipopolysaccharide biosynthesis protein, with amino-acid sequence MIGTAVMRNSLTHLSGRSLRHVAVLAGGTATAQILTLAATPLITRMFGPEAYGAAGSFLALVSMLVPVAALCYPLAIVLPREDRDAQGLSVLSLTIALVLALLTLACVWVGQPLLERTGMTASWLLLLPVFMLLGALRQVLEQWAHRLGRFPVSARVSVAQSVTANGGKIGGGLAFPVAGTLVGMALLAEVVACAWYLASLRRVVVEAFQRRHESTTALRQLAATHFDFPVYRAPQILVSSLSLGLPVLILGTWFGAAAAGFYVLARVVVTAPVTLIGKAITDVLTPRLAEASRRGEALRPLLRKAMLGLAPTAALPMLSVIIAGPILFEWLFGAEWRPAGEQARWLALWFYVTLITMPCLAALPVLRMQRFHLQLTCWSAAVRLSLLLGCAALGADVITCVAVYAISGALINLLLAARVLPASSAPVARD
- a CDS encoding maltoporin → MNCKRSVRAGALALACGASAQGYALEFSGYLRSGMGESTSGGTQACFQLVGALSKYRLGNECEQLIELILSQQVLAFDNGSSLRLTGMAELISDYNHSPTFTGEHGSARMVQLYGEWDDVPALGEASVWFGRRYYNRNDIYLTDFYYWDQRALGGGIEKLPLGDLELSYAYLREDSILNQRYHYRHDVRLGAIGAGEQGEIELGLSYVDEPDEGDATSGWALTVQHLQEEVLGGTNTLALQYGRVPGNALGYTGNESVGPQARTWRVVEYLQWQTTRRFGGGVQLVYQKDQRRDGGDQEWWSVGIRPTYALSEQFKLVAELGHDQVDAEDGTRKLSKFTLAPTWSPTGPGFSDRPEIRLYYTYASWNRAAQRAADELSAGTALSTSGAFADARHGSNVGVQIEHWW
- a CDS encoding CsgG/HfaB family protein, yielding MNKMMIALGLVALLQGCAVREPMPAEQKGPTLTPRASTYQDLLDLPRPKGKLVAAVYGFRDQTGQYKPNPASSFSTAVTQGAGSMLVDALQASGWFVVLEREGLQNVLTERKIIRASQNKPDVAPNIQEDLPSLLAANIILEGAIVAYETNVRSGGLGARYLGIGVSQEYRVDQVTVNLRAVDVRSGQVLSNVMTTKTIYSIGRSANVYKFIEFKELLEAEAGYTTNEPAQLCVLSAIEAAVAHLINQGVERRLWQVAAAQ
- the mepA gene encoding penicillin-insensitive murein endopeptidase, which translates into the protein MRYRVNPIRAALAVLSLCTLALLLMAWPQRAPADQDWSSVPGPLPGEPQIIGHHGGACLIGAMELPSEGPGYQAVDLERRRHFGHPELLDYVQTLGERFDAAGLGIMLIGDMAQPRGGPMSYGHVSHQSGLDVDVWFRLDLPQLDRSERENLEQPIVVDAETGEIDRQLWTDTHAQMIRMAADDARVSRIFVDAAIKRDLCERDWEDRAWLRRIRPWAAHDEHLHVRLKCPPGSHACVDQPEPPPGEGCDNLAPTPRTALEPSPNRTLPQACAAVLEAP
- a CDS encoding CsgE family curli-type amyloid fiber assembly protein: MRRWVLLWFLLAPAAWADEAEINGLVINHTITRSGNDFYRKFSERLNELVPLETNLVVKERPSARWGVLLWVELEGQPVYREFLSPNSSQLDETAYRAADLVLQEINRRKIEALFEDNIDLDKDEL